In one window of Thalassophryne amazonica chromosome 9, fThaAma1.1, whole genome shotgun sequence DNA:
- the LOC117517576 gene encoding lysophosphatidic acid receptor 6-like, whose product MKKTEEDLVTLSGLKMYISSVQPDNVSTLAQMSCNKSDDFKYAMYSGVFSLVFVVGLFFNMVAIYIFACTLKMRNETTTYMINLVVSDLLFVLSLPFRIFYFVRRDWPFGSVLCKISVAVFYTNMYGSILFLTCISIDRFLAIVHPFRSQGIRTKRNAKLACCMVWVMVLSGSVPTGFLLDTTSPKNINTSSNYCFENYSRKQWKAELSKVVVFIETVGFLIPLVLNVFCSIMVLRTLKKPQTISRGGNINKSKVLRMIIVHLLIFCFCFIPYNVNLIFYSLVRSNILKGCNVEHVVRTIYPIALSIAVTNCCFDPVIYYFTSETIQSSIRRKSTIWQNSVKLFDRLQTDSSQSSPNSTLKILTLRSMRSKACDSEAQC is encoded by the coding sequence ATGAAGAAAACTGAGGAGGACCTCGTCACTTTGTCTGGTCTAAAGATGTATATTAGCAGTGTACAACCTGATAACGTCAGCACACTGGCACAGATGAGCTGCAATAAGAGCGATGACTTTAAGTATGCAATGTACAGCGGAGTTTTCAGCCTGGTGTTCGTGGTTGGACTTTTCTTCAACATGGTGGCCATATACATTTTTGCCTGTACACTGAAAATGCGCAACGAGACCACGACATACATGATAAACCTGGTTGTTTCAGACTTGCTCTTTGTCCTCAGCCTGCCTTTTCGGATATTTTACTTTGTCAGGCGTGACTGGCCATTTGGCAGTGTATTGTGCAAGATCTCTGTGGCTGTGTTCTACACCAacatgtatggcagcatcctcttCCTCACGTGTATCAGCATTGACCGGTTTCTGGCCATTGTACACCCATTCCGGTCCCAGGGAATTCGTACCAAGAGGAATGCCAAACTGGCCTGCTGCATGGTGTGGGTGATGGTTCTGTCTGGCAGTGTACCCACAGGATTCCTTTTGGACACTACCTCACCTAAAAACATCAACACCTCCTCCAACTACTGCTTTGAAAACTACTCCAGAAAGCAGTGGAAGGCTGAGCTGTCTAAAGTGGTGGTGTTTATTGAAACAGTGGGTTTCCTCATCCCGTTGGTGCTGAATGTCTTCTGCTCGATCATGGTTCTACGGACGCTGAAGAAACCTCAAACTATCAGCCGGGGAGGGAATATCAACAAGTCTAAGGTCTTGAGGATGATCATTGTGCATCTGCTCATCTTCTGCTTCTGTTTTATTCCCTACAACGTCAACCTCATCTTCTACTCCCTGGTCCGATCGAACATCCTAAAAGGATGCAACGTAGAGCACGTTGTCAGAACCATCTACCCAATTGCTCTGTCTATAGCAGTAACTAACTGCTGCTTTGACCCAGTGATTTACTACTTCACATCAGAGACCATTCAGAGCTCCATCAGACGCAAATCAACAATATGGCAAAACAGTGTCAAGCTGTTTGACCGACTGCAGACAGATAGCTCACAGAGCAGTCCAAATTCAACACTCAAAATCTTGACTCTGAGGTCCATGAGATCTAAAGCCTGTGACAGTGAGGCACAGTGTTAG